In Fusarium falciforme chromosome 9, complete sequence, the following are encoded in one genomic region:
- a CDS encoding Phosphoglycerate dehydrogenase yields MTPAPQNIAGSLSAAAQREVSHSWDQNLSTSPVASFHSPPPSWAANLPSRGAPKVLKPFNSQDIKILLLENVNVTGQEILRAQGYQVEALKTSLPEDQLIEKIREVQVIGIRSKTKLTEKVLREAKNLLVIGCFCIGTNQVDLDYAARHGIAVFNSPFANSRSVAELVIAEIITLARQLGDRSNEMHRGTWNKVSAKCWEIRGKTLGIVGYGHIGSQLSVLAEAMGMNVIYYDVVTLMALGTASQVPTLEKLLQEADFVSLHVPDLPETRNMISGPQFEQMKTGAYLINASRGSVVDIPALIKASRTGKIAGAAIDVFPHEPAANGDYFTNDLNTWGEDLRSLKNLILTPHIGGSTEEAQRAIGIEVSEALVRYINQGITLGSVNVPEVQMRSLTLDESDTARVIFIHRNVPGVLRKVNEILGDHNVDKQISDSRGDVAYLMADVSSVKYEQIKDIFDSLEALSSRIMTRVLY; encoded by the exons ATGACGCCTGCTCCTCAAAATATTGCTGGCAGCCTCTCCGCTGCTGCTCAGCGCGAAGTCTCCCACAGCTGGGACCAGAACCTTTCCACCTCCCCAGTCGCTTCTTTccactctcctcctcctagCTGGGCCGCGAACCTCCCCAGCCGTGGCGCCCCCAAGGTTCTCAAGCCTTTCAACTCCCAGGATATCAAGATCCTGCTTCTCGAGAACGTCAATGTCACTGGACAGGAAATCCTGAGGGCCCAGGGCTACCAGGTCGAGGCACTCAAGACCTCCTTGCCCGAGGACCAGCTCATTGAGAAGATTCG TGAAGTCCAAGTCATCGGTATCCGTTCCAAGACGAAGCTCACCGAGAAGGTCCTCCGCGAGGCCAAGAACCTGCTCGTCATCGGCTGCTTCTGTATCGGTACCAACCAGGTCGACCTCGATTACGCTGCTCGCCATGGTATCGCCGTCTTCAACTCTCCCTTCGCCAACTCCCGCAGTGTCGCCGAGCTCGTCATTGCCGAAATCATCACCCTCGCTCGTCAGCTCGGTGATCGATCCAATGAGATGCACCGTGGAACCTGGAACAAGGTCAGCGCTAAGTGCTGGGAGATTCGTGGAAAGACTCTGG GTATTGTTGGTTACGGTCACATTGGCTCTCAGCTGTCCGTCCTGGCTGAGGCCATGGGTATGAATGTCATCTACTACGATGTGGTGACCCTGATGGCTCTGGGAACCGCTAGCCAGGTCCCGaccctcgagaagctcctccaggAGGCCGACTTTGTCAGTTTGCACGTCCCCGACCTGCCCGAGACCCGCAACATGATCTCGGGCCCCCAGTTCGAGCAAATGAAGACCGGCGCCTACCTCATCAATGCTAGCCGCGGCAGCGTTGTCGATATTCCCGCCCTCATCAAGGCTAGCCGCACCGGCAAGATCGCTGGCGCCGCCATCGATGTTTTCCCTCACGAGCCCGCCGCTAACGGCGACTATTTCACCAACGATCTCAACACCTGGGGCGAGGACTTGAGGAgcctcaagaacctcatcCTGACCCCTCACATTGGTGGCAGCACTGAGGAGGCTCAGCGTGCCATTGGTATCGAGG TCAGCGAGGCTTTGGTGCGCTACATCAACCAGGGTATCACTCTGGGCAGCGTCAACGTTCCCGAGGTGCAGATGCGCTCTTTGACTTTGGACGAGTCCGACACCGCTCGT GTTATTTTCATCCACCGAAACGTCCCCGGTGTGCTCCGAAAGGTCAACGAGATTCTTGGCGATCACAACGTCGACAAGCAGATCTCTGACAGCAGAGGCGATGTGGCTTACCTCATGGCCGATGTTAGCAGCGTCAAGTATGAGCAGATCAAGGATATCTTTGACAGCCTCGAGGCTCTCAGCT CTCGCATCATGACCCGTGTCCTGTATTAA
- a CDS encoding Adenylate kinase isoenzyme 6-like protein: MRTSPNIIVTGTPGVGKTTHCESLAERTGLRHLSVNQVVKDKECHEGWSDEYHSWIVDEDKLLDAIEDDVKAGGCIIDWHACDLFPKSWIDLVVVLRVDSSTLYDRLKARNYPESKLQENLDSEIMEVLLQEAHEAFDEEIVIELTSNTADEMETNVDRIEAWTKQWKKDNSEQ; encoded by the exons ATGCGAACTTCACCAAATATTATCGTCACGGGGACGCCCGGCGTTGGAAAGACGACTCACTGCGAGAGTCTGGCAGAAAGGACTGGTCTTCGTCACCTTTCTGTCAACCAAgtggtcaaggacaaggagtgCCATGAGGGATGGAGTGACGAGTATCACAGCTGgattgttgatgaggatAAG CTGCTGGATGCTATCGAGGATGATGTCAAGGCCGGTGGTTGCATCATCGACTGGCACGCCTGTGATCTTTTCCCCAAGAGCTGGATCGATCTGGTCGTGGTACTTCGAGTCGACTCTTCGACGCTCTATGATCGTCTCAAGGCGAG AAACTACCCCGAGTCTAAGCTTCAGGAGAACCTCGACTCTGAGATTATGGAGGTGCTGCTACAGGAAGCGCACGAGGCTTTTGATGAGGAGATTGTCATTGAGTTGACGAGCAACACTGCGGATGAGATGGAGACCAACGTCGATCGCATCGAGGCCTGGACGAAGCAGTGGAAGAAGGACAACAGCGAGCAATGA
- a CDS encoding WAPL domain-containing protein encodes MASRNGSAAPTPRKLVTYGKSSRKKHMQSAMPLRTAESYTTSSSHVEPAEPVAKPSVPSLPRSTSDPSPRLHVNSRPSAPDGSSRAKAGEGQKTESRDATDSKKRKRLQAALAESMDDDGAPSPQKQPKPTKTLPRHPPAATSQNDAKTPGLPDREPLMRKSPKDAGARSRLLPRSKSDISATKSSLGPTPILKNREPEVTRPKKRRPRLIDALAAQRPDSPDSDDSAPEVDHHSPPSPVYSGAATPSQQSQDNSQTNSQYNSQDAVIRPRARPAGVQGRRIKYTYGQSRSILSESSKLSEPGMGAGMATTEEELDALLASPPPPPINPDPFDMSDDDLDEDGDVRPAIKSVHELRRAGANNRFADEMEDLLARIGTPSSSPSTMRRNALLELAQKLQNKDFIGQFRDHATRDKIASNIGQEEDVISGFALTAVLVTFLNFSDAAHLLRQLVEDGLGKLLGVLLHASEDIDEIVQRKMRLSKMSRASVSQVKTLLMKMDIWQGRHLQELSPQTLALQLLNIVCQRIDPLQSSGVIRDIESDLTVIMERCTTADPSTNAVFALVVSILETQSSQAVGDEEEVSWVSQQTSKVACFLNNSLRQWPEKPGSVETTTLKLSINMSNTAHGAAAFNDEVLLARLSSCMRAGFKSALDALTNRRLRGETYDGLLLVLGVAINILEHCPPARANIAGEPLDGLVTLYLQNQASMSEADSVEKSQLTVAFGYLAVLLGYLSLIDSARQRFAEQAGSGGISSLISSIQEFIGMYRSVDNKVTELEGLVNDLQIRQRMK; translated from the exons ATGGCATCGCGAAATGGCTCAGCCGCGCCCACCCCGCGGAAGCTGGTGACGTATGGCAAGTCCTCGCGCAAGAAGCATATGCAGAGTGCGATGCCGCTGCGAACTGCCGAATCGTACACGACATCATCAAGTCACGTCGAGCCCGCCGAACCTGTCGCAAAACCATCGGTGCCCTCGCTCCCAAGATCAACATCGGATCCATCCCCGAGACTCCATGTTAACAGTCGACCGAGCGCCCCCGATGGGTCAAGCCGCGCGAAAGCCGGGGAAGGACAGAAGACGGAGTCACGAGATGCGACAGACTCGAAGAAGCGAAAGCGCCTTCAAGCTGCGCTTGCAGAGTcgatggatgatgacggAGCTCCTTCACCACAGAAGCAACCAAAGCCTACGAAGACGCTTCCACGACATCCGCCAGCCGCGACATCCCAGAACGATGCCAAAACCCCTGGTCTCCCTGATCGCGAACCCTTGATGAGAAAGAGCCCTAAAGACGCAGGCGCTCGTTCCCGCCTTCTACCTCGAAGCAAGTCTGATATATCAGCAACTAAATCCAGCCTCGGACCGACGCCGATTCTCAAGAACCGCGAGCCAGAAGTGACGAGGCCTAAGAAGCGACGTCCACGATTGATTGATGCGCTTGCCGCCCAACGACCGGATAGCCCAGATTCCGACGATTCAGCTCCAGAAGTCGACCATCACAGCCCGCCATCGCCCGTGTACAGCGGGGCGGCAACGCCTTCGCAGCAATCACAAGACAACTCTCAAACCAACTCCCAATACAATTCTCAAGATGCAGTCATTCGGCCGAGAGCTCGCCCTGCGGGTGTTCAAGGGAGACGAATAAAGTATACCTATGGACAATCTCGATCGATTCTAAGCGAGTCCTCGAAACTCAGCGAGCCTGGAATGGGGGCGGGCATGGCTACCACAGAAGAAGAGTTGGACGCGTTGCTCGCTTCACCACCCCCACCACCTATAAACCCGGACCCCTTTGATATGAGCGATGACGACCTGGATGAGGACGGAGATGTGCGTCCCGCAATCAAGAGCGTGCACGAGTTGCGGCGGGCGGGAGCGAATAATCGATTCGccgacgagatggaggatcTGCTCGCGCGGATAGGAACCCCCAGCAGTTCTCCCTCAACCATGAGGAGGAATGCATTACTGGAGCTTGCACAGAAACTACAGAACAAGGACTTCATCGGCCAGTTCCGCGACCATGCCACCCGCGATAAAATTGCTTCCAACATCGGTCAAGAGGAAGATGTGATCAGCGGGTTTGCTCTGACGGCTGTCCTCGTCACGTTTCTAAACTTCAGTGATGCGGCGCATCTCCTGCGACAGCTGGTAGAGGACGGCCTAGGCAAATTGCTCGGTGTCCTTTTGCATGCATCGGAGGACATTGATGAGATTGTGCAACGAAAAATGAGACTCTCCAAGATGAGCAGAGCTTCTGTCAGCCAAGTCAAGACGCttttgatgaagatggataTTTGGCAAGGACGTCACCTTCAGGAGCTGTCACCCCAGACGCTTGCTCTGCAGCTGCTGAACATAGTATGTCAGCGTATTGATCCTCTGCAGTCTTCAGGGGTCATCAGAGACATTGAAAGCGATCTCACAGTCATAATGGAACGTTGCACAACTGCAGACCCGAGCACCAATGCGGTGTTTGCTCTTGTGGTCTCAATTCTGGAGACACAGTCAAGCCAAGCTGTaggcgatgaagaggaggtcTCATGGGTATCTCAGCAGACATCCAAGGTTGCCTGCTTCCTCAACAACAGTCTGCGGCAATGGCCAGAAAAGCCTGGCAGTGTCGAGACTACAACTCTCAAACTCTCGATCAACATGTCAAACACAGCACATGGAGCAGCAGCCTTCAACGACGAGGTTCTACTGGCGAGACTTTCCAGCTGCATGCGTGCAGGGTTCAAATCAGCGCTGGATGCATTGACCAACCGACGCCTACGAGGGGAAACTTATGATGGACTCCTCCTAGTGCTCGGTGTGGCAATCAACATCCTGGAGCATTGCCCGCCTGCTCGCGCTAACATCGCCGGTGAGCCATTGGACGGCCTGGTGACCCTGTACCTACAGAACCAGGCCTCGATGAGCGAG GCCGACTCTGTGGAAAAGTCACAACTCACTGTGGCTTTCGGATATCTCGCGGTGCTGCTGGGTTACCTGTCGCTTATAGACTCAGCACGACAACGGTTCGCAGAGCAGGCGGGAAGTGGAGGGATCTCGAGCCTCATCTCATCGATCCAAGAGTTCATCGGAATGTACAGGTCCGTGGACAACAAGGTGACAGAGCTCGAGGGGCTTGTCAATGACCTCCAAATCCGACAGCGGATGAAATAG
- a CDS encoding Inosine triphosphate pyrophosphatase yields the protein MAAHKVNFITGNANKLREVKAILEPEIEVTSKSIDLEEVQGTLEEVTESKCRRAAELVKGPVLVEDTALCYTALGGLPGAYIKWFLTTIGHQGLNNLLAAYTDKSAEAVCTFGYCAGPGEKVILFQGRCPGKIVPARGPNDFGWDPVFEYEGQTFAEMDKVEKNKISHRSRALAKLQAWFKEQQ from the exons ATGGCTGCACACAAGGTCAACTTCATCACTGGCAATGCCAACAAGCTGcgcgaggtcaaggccatcctcGAGCCCGAGATTGAGGTCACCAGCAAGTCTATCGATCTTGAGGAGGTGCAGGGCACACTTGAGGAGGTTACAGAGTCTAAGTGCCGCAGGGCTGCTGAGCTG GTGAAGGGTCCTGTGTTGGTCGAGGATACGGCGCTGTGCTACACGGCGCTGGGCGGTCTTCCAGGAGCGTACAT TAAGTGGTTCTTGACTACCATCGGTCACCAGGGCTTGAACAATCTCCTGGCTGCTTATACCGACAAGTCTGCCGAGGCTGTGTGCACGTTTGGCTACTGTGCCGGGCCAGGCGAGAAGGTCATTCTCTTCCAGGGCCGCTGCCCC GGCAAGATTGTGCCTGCTCGAGGACCCAATGACTTTG GATGGGACCCTGTCTTTGAGTATGAAGGCCAAAC GTTCGCCGAAATGGACAAGGTTGAAAAGAACAAGATCTCCCACCGAAGCCGCGCGCTGGCCAAGCTGCAGGCCTGGTTCAAGGAGCAGCAGTAA
- a CDS encoding Transcription elongation factor 1-like protein: MGKRKSSKKPMGPKKSDPLPTTFACLFCNHENSVSVKLDKKAGVGQLDCRICGQKFQCAVNYLSAAVDVYGEWVDAADSVAKGESADAGYTGTSRGAGSGRAAGGRSAVDNDEDDRRSYEGEYDDY; the protein is encoded by the exons ATGGGAAAGCGCAAGTCGTCTAAAAAGCCTATGGGGCCCAAGAAG TCCGACCCCCTGCCTACAACTTTCGCATGCCTTTTCTGCAACCACGAGAACTCGGTCTCTGTCAAGCTTGACAAGAAGGCTGGCGTTGGCCAGCTTGACTGCCGTATCTGCGGACAAAAATTCCAGTGTGCCGTCAACT ACCTCTCCGCTGCAGTCGACGTCTACGGCGAGTGGGTTGATGCAGCCG ACTCGGTAGCCAAGGGGGAGAGCGCGGACGCCGGTTACACCGGGACCTCTCGCGGTGCAGGATCTGGACGTGCCGCGGGCGGCCGGTCAGCGGTCGATAACGATGAAGACGATAGACGGTCCTACGAGGGCGAGTATGATGATTATTGA